The proteins below are encoded in one region of Flammeovirga kamogawensis:
- a CDS encoding glycoside hydrolase family 30 protein, translated as MKMKFNKLIGGLLTVLAVSSCAQKQASVETVDTKVETKMPALELSKVDVVTTADNSQLRLAKTGEFKFGQATQPREDQVSVFVNPNKSFQTFLGIGGAITDASAEVWAKLPKDKQDELISAYYTNDGIGYSLLRTTIHSCDFSSYSYTYVEEGDKELKSFSIKHDLEFRIPMMKRAIASSGGQLTTYASPWSPPAFMKGKKDMLKGGSLLPEFYQSWANYYVKFIEEYEKQGIPMWGVTIQNEPMATQTWESCIYSAEQERDFLKNYLGPTFEKNGMADKNIVVWDHNRDLISHRANVIFEDPEAAKYAWGIGMHWYETWTGGKEMQLNLDNIQESFPDKNILFTEGCQEGFDAKHYQRWSNGERYGRNMINDFNQGTVGWTDWNILLDQTGGPNHVNNLCFSPIHADVNKGELIYTPSYYYIGHFSKYIKPGAKRISTTTSRSTLISTSFRNTDGSIATVVMNQTNEAISYNFIVGDKEVNAEIPAHAIQTLLYK; from the coding sequence ATGAAAATGAAATTCAATAAACTTATCGGTGGTTTACTTACTGTTTTAGCAGTAAGTTCATGTGCACAAAAACAGGCATCAGTAGAAACTGTGGATACTAAAGTTGAAACTAAAATGCCTGCTTTAGAATTATCAAAAGTAGATGTAGTTACAACTGCTGATAACTCACAATTGAGATTAGCTAAAACTGGTGAATTTAAGTTTGGTCAAGCTACTCAGCCAAGAGAAGATCAAGTATCTGTTTTTGTTAATCCTAATAAATCTTTCCAGACATTTTTAGGAATTGGTGGAGCAATCACTGACGCATCTGCGGAAGTTTGGGCAAAATTACCAAAAGATAAACAAGACGAATTAATTAGTGCATATTACACAAACGATGGTATTGGTTATTCTTTATTAAGAACAACAATTCATAGTTGTGATTTTTCTTCTTATTCTTATACTTATGTAGAAGAAGGTGATAAAGAATTGAAATCATTTTCAATAAAACATGATTTGGAATTTCGTATTCCAATGATGAAAAGAGCAATTGCTTCTAGTGGTGGACAGTTAACAACTTATGCATCTCCATGGTCTCCTCCTGCATTTATGAAAGGAAAAAAGGACATGCTAAAAGGAGGTTCTTTACTTCCTGAATTTTATCAATCATGGGCTAATTATTATGTGAAGTTTATCGAAGAATATGAAAAACAAGGTATTCCAATGTGGGGTGTAACAATCCAAAATGAGCCAATGGCGACTCAAACATGGGAATCTTGTATTTATTCTGCTGAGCAAGAGCGTGATTTCTTAAAGAATTACTTAGGACCAACATTTGAAAAGAATGGAATGGCTGATAAAAATATTGTAGTTTGGGATCATAACCGTGATCTTATTTCTCATAGAGCGAATGTAATTTTTGAAGATCCTGAAGCTGCAAAATATGCTTGGGGCATTGGTATGCACTGGTACGAAACATGGACTGGTGGTAAAGAAATGCAACTTAATTTAGATAATATCCAAGAATCTTTCCCAGACAAGAATATATTATTTACAGAAGGATGTCAAGAAGGCTTTGATGCAAAACATTATCAGAGATGGTCTAATGGTGAACGTTATGGTAGAAATATGATTAATGACTTCAATCAAGGAACTGTAGGTTGGACAGATTGGAATATATTATTAGATCAAACAGGTGGTCCAAACCACGTTAATAATTTATGTTTCTCTCCAATTCATGCAGATGTTAATAAAGGAGAGTTAATTTATACTCCTTCATATTATTATATTGGTCATTTCTCTAAATATATTAAGCCTGGTGCTAAGAGAATTTCTACAACAACTAGTCGTAGTACTTTAATAAGCACTTCGTTTAGAAATACAGATGGAAGTATTGCTACAGTAGTGATGAATCAAACAAATGAAGCGATTAGTTATAACTTTATTGTAGGAGACAAAGAAGTTAATGCTGAAATTCCTGCTCATGCAATTCAGACATTATTATACAAATAG
- a CDS encoding transglutaminase domain-containing protein, whose amino-acid sequence MRQIIYFFTILLAINCSSVTAQDIQGKEYAKYASSKITSSFEKLSKYLTENENSDYSKALNIYTWVVHNISVDTKAYNLTKPKYYSVNQILKRKKGTSEDFAMVFDSLCNAANIRSKTVEGYVFSDNSAINTVIFKPNHAWNAIKLDERWFLVDTQWGAGRITADKDKSAKNDINEKVFQSKVTYNYFCISPDNFIKTHLPANPTWQLLDNTITLKEFMQGIVPVENSVVYSSDNLDNFDSLAAADFIYADAKMALEFNQKNHKQLSKASLLKGGTLIVPQDKSKKAVSDYFKKKQIYYHEAASSAASYNSDISFYSRIEKDALVLWERHNFSVPLSKREKYISRNLMTKEVISERKTSIKNEQSNYKKFSEKIKERYYPSLSKPRRKSEYDRLYFKITHQQIHEIDSVVEYYNTQLSMLKKDRNEYYLKLIDQNNYINQLNKSQTEYLEQLYTLVQSNVSLKVLEHQSEQISNVEKSIVLLKKKNRVLEMSVEDNETKISSYISLLKRKYVEKQGLLRGLYIKSNGETKYKMEFDLVNASLKALFFSQSLDKKYFCDVKQEFFKYSEEQNKELLTQTAMIKDLSKIIVVFHSIKSKEIDRLADREKMYCESIIKETYEQLSKLKDEKKNFSLM is encoded by the coding sequence ATGAGGCAAATTATTTACTTCTTTACAATTCTACTGGCTATAAATTGTTCTTCGGTAACAGCACAGGATATACAAGGAAAAGAATATGCAAAATATGCATCTAGTAAAATCACAAGTTCGTTTGAAAAGTTGAGTAAATACTTAACTGAGAATGAGAACTCAGATTATTCTAAAGCATTAAATATATATACTTGGGTTGTTCATAATATATCAGTAGATACTAAGGCTTACAATCTCACTAAGCCAAAATATTATTCTGTAAATCAGATTTTAAAAAGAAAGAAAGGCACAAGTGAAGATTTTGCAATGGTGTTTGACTCTCTTTGTAATGCGGCTAATATTAGAAGTAAAACAGTTGAAGGGTATGTTTTTAGTGATAACAGTGCTATTAATACTGTAATTTTTAAACCGAATCATGCTTGGAATGCAATTAAATTAGACGAAAGATGGTTTTTAGTTGATACACAATGGGGAGCAGGACGAATTACAGCTGATAAAGATAAATCTGCAAAGAATGATATCAATGAAAAAGTTTTTCAAAGCAAAGTGACTTACAATTACTTTTGTATATCTCCTGATAATTTTATTAAAACTCATCTGCCTGCAAACCCAACTTGGCAATTATTAGACAATACAATTACTCTCAAAGAGTTTATGCAAGGTATTGTTCCCGTAGAAAATAGTGTTGTTTATTCATCAGATAATTTAGATAACTTCGATAGTCTTGCAGCAGCAGATTTTATTTATGCAGATGCTAAAATGGCTCTAGAGTTTAATCAAAAAAACCATAAACAACTTTCTAAAGCTAGTTTATTAAAAGGGGGAACTTTAATTGTTCCTCAAGATAAAAGTAAAAAAGCTGTTTCTGATTATTTTAAAAAGAAGCAAATTTATTATCATGAGGCAGCTTCTTCAGCGGCTTCTTACAATAGTGATATTTCATTTTATTCTAGAATAGAGAAAGATGCCCTAGTATTGTGGGAGCGTCATAACTTTAGTGTGCCTTTATCTAAAAGAGAAAAGTATATTTCTAGAAATCTAATGACCAAAGAAGTGATTTCTGAACGTAAAACTTCTATAAAAAATGAGCAATCTAACTACAAGAAGTTTAGTGAAAAGATAAAAGAACGTTATTATCCAAGTTTATCAAAGCCTAGAAGGAAATCTGAATATGACAGGTTATATTTTAAAATAACACATCAGCAAATTCATGAAATTGATTCAGTTGTAGAGTATTACAATACTCAATTATCTATGCTGAAAAAGGATAGGAATGAATATTATCTAAAATTAATTGATCAGAATAATTACATTAACCAACTTAACAAATCGCAGACAGAATATTTAGAGCAACTCTATACATTGGTTCAATCTAATGTTAGTTTGAAAGTTTTAGAACACCAATCTGAGCAAATTTCTAATGTTGAAAAAAGTATCGTTTTACTTAAAAAGAAAAATAGAGTATTAGAAATGAGTGTTGAAGATAATGAAACAAAAATTTCTAGTTATATCTCTTTACTGAAAAGGAAATATGTAGAAAAACAAGGTTTACTTAGAGGTTTATACATTAAATCTAACGGAGAAACGAAATATAAGATGGAATTTGATTTAGTAAATGCTTCCTTAAAGGCTTTATTCTTTTCTCAATCATTAGATAAAAAGTACTTTTGTGATGTTAAACAAGAATTTTTTAAATATTCTGAAGAACAAAACAAAGAGTTACTTACCCAAACAGCTATGATTAAAGATCTTTCAAAAATCATTGTTGTTTTTCATTCCATAAAATCTAAAGAAATAGATAGATTGGCAGACAGGGAGAAGATGTACTGTGAATCTATTATTAAAGAAACATACGAACAGTTATCAAAATTAAAAGACGAAAAGAAAAATTTCTCTTTGATGTAG